The Bicyclus anynana chromosome 9, ilBicAnyn1.1, whole genome shotgun sequence DNA window ACTTTGAGGTCCGGGGAAGGGTGTCAATCGTATCGTATCGTGGAAACCAAGCGCTGTAATCAAGAGTAGACAAAACGATCATAAGAACCAATGTACTTGTAGTTTACGATGGAGTTGTTTACGGAATggttgatgatattttttcccGGTTaagtatactatattttataagttcTATTAAGTTACTTATGCCATTAAAGTCATGTCATGCTATACTAGTACAAATTAATCTACTTAAAAACTATTGCGCTAGACTAAGCTTCGATATAAACCCGGAAAGTACCACAGTTCAAAGGAATTTATTTACTATCAGTGGCAAAATCGCAAATTTATCTGAATTTACATGAGTAATAAATTTAGTcgataattttgatgataagataaaattgttaattacaacaataaataatcaaagaCATCCTAGtgccaataaaaaatatcattacgcCAAAGATCTCGAATGAGGCAACAAGGAATatgaaataattttgacaaaaaaaaaaataaagaaataagtgCTGTGATaaaaatggtgttaaatatttcaattttagttttGCTTAGTGTTTTAGTTTTATCAAATTGTCATCTAGTTATTGATTTAGAAAATAGTCGTACTTTTGATAAAGATCTATATGAAAGAGTATTAGATTCTGAAGAATGTACGAGGCAGATAAACTTTCTAAAGGAAAATGACACAATGTTGTTTGCAAGATGtgagttaaatattaaacataattattggtattgtatttttttattgagtaataAAGAGTAGGTTAAGGTAACGTTTATTAGGATGAGTGAATGTGAGTTAGTTTAAGTTtctataacaaaacaattaatGATAGAATGGAATTGTCTATTTTGTAATGATACTATAGGTacccatttatatttatttatttaaaaccaaataactatacaaatgaagtccacgtggaatggtggcaaaaatactggctTTTTTTTACGCTGTAAAACACGGCTGATACTTTGCGCGTTAGCCCTTTTGTCATAATTAATTTACTGTGGTGGTTTTTAATTACACGATGACAcgcaaaatttagttttatgtagtttagtatatttatttggAGCATAATATTCATGGTCTAATATTTTGTCAGTGATGTAAAtcttagtattttaatattatttatgtaatacaattttatttcactaATCAATAAACTGTTTCTCTATATTTAGCATGACATGTGTAAAATCAATCATGATTGTTATCTAAACATTGTTAGTCTTGCAGTTGTAAGTGTTATTTAATTgaacataacaaatacattaaaacaatatcaaaggtgatgtaaattttaatgtgttcctatattaaaatttacatcacTTTTGATATTATTGATTTGATCTTGAGCTTTCACTTTACACAAGTGTTTTGGCTACTTATATCTTACCCTTAATCATTCCAATTCCTGCCTAATATGAGATTAGGGACATACTGTAGAGTTCTAGGGTTTCTTTTTGGCTAATTTATAGTTAAAGCATCCTCCCAAAAACTCTTGATATCTACATCGTAAGAAACAGACATTTATTCTTGAAAAGATGTTTACTTTGtcataatttctaaataataattaataacagttGTTCGTGATATAGTAAGCGTACATTTTATTAGAATAACATactataatttaattgatatttaagttaattttctaCATTTTAGAAAAAAGTACCAAAtgatagttttgaaaaaaaaaactcatgaaaataaataaattacttttttgcaGTCCTGGATTCAGGAATGAGAGTACCAAGAGGACTGAATTTGTTAAGTGCCACAGATCTCGGGGATTATCACCAATGTCTGCGAATAATAGAGACTAGGGAGGATGAAGGAGGAAAAGAAATGAACATAGAAGGAAAATATTCTTTTCTCCAAATACCCCTGAATCAAACATTCCAGGCAGTTTTTgacgacgaagaagaagaaattcttttaaaaaagtatGATTTCAGTAACatgaaaatagtaaaatttgatAACACAATCATATCAGAAGTGCAAAGCTTTGCAGTTGCAAGGACAAATAATgggtaagtttatttttttaaatcggttctgtCTTTCCAGAGCCTGGacaagacaaacagacaaacaataattaaactatAAGCAATTGAGGAAACAGTTATTTGAAATCAcacaattcaattttatataaatttgtattgatgtattgattACAACATTATgatcaaataaattttcttacTTTACAGAAGTTTAGATTCTAAAGATGTGTATCAGAGAGCTTCTATTAACGTGGCGTTGTGTATACCCAAAGTTTGCACCTCATTAGAATATAGCCATCAAATCTTATTCAATTTGAGTCAAATTGGATTTCGGTTTGATGAAGAATTTGTTCGGCTGCCCAACGACAAACCATGGGTCGCTGTTGATTATGTAGCtatgtaagtattttatttaccaattcaataaaatatagaaacttTTATGGTTATTAGATAGGCATACTATCTATAAAATGCTTTAGAGAAATATTTAACAAGCGATAAAAAAATTGCACACTGAAATTTTCAGTGTGCAATTGAGAAGTTATAAAGTTTTgtggttttattaaattattaaactttacaATCACCTCGTAAAatgtatattgtaataatttatgcCATTGTATGCAAAGTTATGGCGGTTCGATAACAAGAAGTAATAGTGATAATATAAAAACGTCATTAGTTTAtgaaagttataaaattaatctatCTAATAATGTAAGACGAAGTATTCCGCCGCGGCTGTATATTCGTCTGTTCACAATAATCTCGAAACTACTGTATGAATttacatttattgttttatagatAGAGTGAAAAGGTTTaagtgtttatttaatttgttaaggtTTTGTGTCTGCTggttgaaatataataataactctGGGAAGAATCGGAATAAGTCAAAATGCctaggattttttttacagaaaacgcCTAATCCCTTAGTTAACAAAACAATTAATGATGGAATGTTTCTCATTTATATTACTAGAGAAAATTCCACAATAGCATAATCTATTTCGTAATGTTACTATATGACACCcctttttaactattttttatttattactcacgCTGATGAGTTCATGAGTTTTTCAgcccatgcttctaccataggtatGCGAGAACCAATTATATGAGCCAATTTTGGACCATTGTAACCTACGACACAAAGCCACTATGACCATGGAATGAAAAACTTTCAACCTTCATAAAAGGAAGTATGGAGGCGAATTTTGAGGCTAACATAATATGTCTATTGTTTCAGTGTGATCTTTTCTGTCATTGCTTTCTTAACGTTAGTGGGTACTGCGTATGACGTCACTCACATAGTTATCCTTAAGAAAGGTAAgcatcactttttttttaattttataagttatataacttgtcATGGTCGCTCACCTAGTTCTTTATTTGTGCAACACGTATAAGAATTGTGTAATGAGATCATTACACAAATCTTAGACAAGGAGATCCTTGTCTTTGTCCTAGTTAAGTGGGATCGGCACAATACTATTTTATTCCATTCACTTCAATCAAATATTAATTCTTActacacataatattatcttaacGCTTATTTCGCATGCATTCTTCTCTATATTATCATTTCTCCAACCACCCAACGTTCTAATAGTACAAGGTAGGCATAACAACCCCAATTATATATTTCACCCTgttgtgtttgtttattattttacatgttCTGTTACTGATTGATCATAACAGCACTACATTTATCTAAATGTATTTCTCCAGCTCATGATATGTTTCTAATCATAACAATTAGTGTTAGATTTAGATAATCTTGGaacaacataaaaaatacaagtaaacatgcattttcatttttgttttctttatttttaatccgACATTGATAATAATGTATATCAAATAGGCGGCTGATTATCATGAACGAGTGTGTGTTTTCGAGAAGGactatgaaaatatttctataaagGAGTGTTGTCGTAAAGACTCTGTTACTACtaaaatcttttaattaaattaaattatcttttcGTACCAGTTAGACTTATTATATTGTCTTGTTACAGATCCAAAACGTGCCATCGTCTACCTCCGAATGTTCTCCATATACACAAATACAAAACGCCTCATGACTTTTAATCCAAACCCGAACGCTATCGAATGTATGGACGGAATCAGAACCATCTCTATGATGTGGGTTCTTGTGGGGCACGCCTTTTCGATGCACAACTTCAATATTAATCTTTTGGATGGTATTAATGTGAGTATATgtaattttatcaataaaatcagtgaaggagtttaggcgctacggtagaaaatacaaaatacgtacatacatacatagactgccaaaattaTTACTCTTCCTTTTGACTTAGATGGAtaaaaagtatttcttttttttcatattcgTATAACACCGGTCTTTTCTTTTCAGTGGGTAACTTCTGCGGACGGAGTATGGGTGTCAACGGGTCTCTTCTCAGTGGATTCATTCTTTCTCATGGCAGGAATTCTACTCGTCTACACTTCTGTTGGAAAAATGTCTGgaagtaagtaaacacaaaaagaataaCCTAACAAGATTAAATTCTAATAACAAACGGTCTTCTAGATATTAACAACGCCTAGGTTTGGCTATATTTTCTATGATGTTTTTATTCAtagaaaattgtatttattaggtAACAGTAGACTAATAAATGCAAGTACCTCAAATATGAAAAGTAAAGTCGGGTTTTTTGGGAAGTGATACTAATTAAACTTGTATAGCAAAACCTTCATCGAAATGTTTCGATCCATTTTCAAAAAcactattgtattatattttgtagcaATTTCtgtatgataattaattatgttaaatattatagtaaCTGAATTGGTTTTAATACGTCTTTTCTTTCATTTTTGAAGTATTGCATTTTATTCATATAAACCtacgtaattattatatatcatGTTTTGATGATTTCAATGTTATGCCATTTCTATGATTTAGctttgattaaaattttatttatttgtggtGCTTTTAATTTTCAGCAACATTCTTGAAACGAGTGCATGTTTTCTACTTAAATCGGCTTTTGCGGATGTTCCCACTATTGGCTGCGCTAGTTCTTCTAGAAGCTTCTGTGTTCCATCGCATAGCAGATGGCCCGTACTGGGTCAACGTCGCGCGTAACGCAGAAAGATGTCGGTCATTTTGGTGGACTACGTTGTTACATGTTCAGAATTATGTGAATCCTGAAGCTATTGTGAGTTGTTTTACTTAACAATTTGgagtaaattaagtttttttttataaattaaacgaAGTTAGGCGATATTTTGCGAAAATCTACGAATACATTGAAATACATTCAACTAACCTCCGAAGAGTTGATTTTTCTTTAGAATTTTTTAGCTTTTTTGTTACTTGTCATTGATGACTATCATTACGATTTTCTTTCATACTTTTTGCCTTTTAGCATGTAAGTAAGATCTTACACGTTTGTCAGCTAGAAAATAGTAActtatgtttgttatttatatatcttatGCCCGCTGTTATTGTAgattttgtcaataaataagTCAGTTGGTCGTTTCAAATTACTTTGTTACCCCACGGCAACAATGCTTGTTAACGGATACAGTTAGACAATTTATTTTCCTATCAATGCAAGTAACTTTCAAAAGCaggattaattatttttttcactgtcaatgaaaaaaatccgaaaatttatatttcttcATCATCGCAGGCTAATGTGATTTTCTGTTTTTCAGTGTGTAGCACATTCATGGTATATCGCCATTGATATACAGCTGCATATTGTATCACCACTGATCCTATTTTGGGTCCTCGGTAAAAATAGAACAGCTTCGTGGTCTGCTCTTATTTCTGGGTTGGTAGCTGTTCAAGTTGGAGCAACTATATGGAACTTTATGAAGGACATGCCGCCTACTAATATGACAATTCCGTAAGTATGATAAACTAATATAATTGACCATAGAATGTCCTCTATGAAATCCACAAAATAATCGAAATGTTGTTAAAAGAACGATACTGAATGCAGGTAGCTTAAAAGCTTAGTGACATCCACCaactgagatgatgatgatgatgccaataatgataatattattaataatatatctattatataactacattttattgattgtaataataattagtataattatattgttaaaaattaaaaaaaaagaagttataaataaatgagagataataattagtataaaagttaaatagttattaatgattataaaaaacaatatttaagcaGCTCTTCACTTTGTCTAATAACtagtattaattaatgttaggtCGT harbors:
- the LOC112050180 gene encoding uncharacterized protein LOC112050180 translates to MVLNISILVLLSVLVLSNCHLVIDLENSRTFDKDLYERVLDSEECTRQINFLKENDTMLFARFLDSGMRVPRGLNLLSATDLGDYHQCLRIIETREDEGGKEMNIEGKYSFLQIPLNQTFQAVFDDEEEEILLKKYDFSNMKIVKFDNTIISEVQSFAVARTNNGSLDSKDVYQRASINVALCIPKVCTSLEYSHQILFNLSQIGFRFDEEFVRLPNDKPWVAVDYVAIVIFSVIAFLTLVGTAYDVTHIVILKKDPKRAIVYLRMFSIYTNTKRLMTFNPNPNAIECMDGIRTISMMWVLVGHAFSMHNFNINLLDGINWVTSADGVWVSTGLFSVDSFFLMAGILLVYTSVGKMSGTTFLKRVHVFYLNRLLRMFPLLAALVLLEASVFHRIADGPYWVNVARNAERCRSFWWTTLLHVQNYVNPEAICVAHSWYIAIDIQLHIVSPLILFWVLGKNRTASWSALISGLVAVQVGATIWNFMKDMPPTNMTIPRLDEQDYYMTNFYVNTLTRASPFFVGMIYGYILSIYKGKQIRLNMIFVLIAWMIGLAMIAFCFYASYEVMKLDWDNQVLDNLFNSFMRTLWAIGLGWVIFACGKGYGGPIDWFLSLSIWKLPARLSYAMYLYHYPIMFLGAGMEVMPKYFSQGGRIFDFKAYFVISLWVSYLVTVIIDAPCSTVIKMLIEGGQKKRRPPPEKGADLSKSHKVYLPNCLEKDGSLLENNVILTTLKKDDNILDNKNNFSLQRNGPIPEHEHIQKNGILENNDLAMGRNGLVKDDLGLGQNNLDVERNLPLQKESDELFVKSEDLDGVEVDGEFDKKEVSKF